The Salvelinus sp. IW2-2015 unplaced genomic scaffold, ASM291031v2 Un_scaffold1114, whole genome shotgun sequence genome includes a region encoding these proteins:
- the LOC112069774 gene encoding leucine-rich repeat-containing protein 30-like → MGHKQSKEEERKRQVRKSAGREDSLTSAERIRNHAYKQWGYSILSLARRGLKEPPKELWELTELEKLNLSLNCLRTLPPALSILSNLVVLNLWGNQLTSLPPEIGQLRHLRVLFCYRNQLTEVPEELGNCTRLEVLSLANNEISGLPASCANLTCLRKLNLSHNKIVHIPGCVYTMKRLVFLHLACNRLECIAESIAALVELKILIVEGNEIHSLPKMICCLTRLELLNVDFNBIQNVPQEMHQLSRLEKLAYHPLDKGLHIMQNPLQKQIKEVLEGGLIALFNYLKSN, encoded by the coding sequence ATGGGACACAAGCAGtccaaggaagaggagaggaagaggcaggTGAGGAAGAGTGCCGGTCGTGAGGACAGCTTGACGTCGGCAGAGCGGATCCGCAACCATGCGTACAAACAGTGGGGCTACAGCATACTGAGCCTGGCCCGCCGCGGCCTCAAGGAACCCCCCAARGAACTGTGGGAGCTGACGGAGCTCGAGAAGCTCAATCTGTCGTTGAACTGCCTGCGGACTCTGCCCCCCGCCCTTAGCATCCTCAGCAACCTGGTGGTCCTCAACCTGTGGGGAAACCAGCTGACCAGCCTGCCCCCAGAGATCGGCCAGCTCAGACACCTCCGCGTCCTGTTCTGCTACCGCAACCAACTGACCGAGGTTCCAGAGGAGCTGGGCAACTGCACCAGGCTGGAGGTCCTCAGCCTGGCCAACAACGAGATATCTGGCCTCCCTGCCTCCTGCGCCAACCTGACCTGCCTGAGGAAGCTCAATCTCAGCCACAACAAAATTGTTCACATCCCCGGCTGCGTCTACACCATGAAGAGACTGGTATTCCTCCACCTGGCCTGCAACAGGCTGGAGTGCATCGCCGAGAGCATCGCGGCGCTGGTGGAGCTCAAGATMCTCATCGTGGAGGGGAACGAGATCCACTCGCTGCCCAAGATGATCTGCTGCCTGACGCGGCTGGAGCTGCTCAACGTGGACTTCAACRACATCCAGAACGTGCCCCAGGAGATGCACCAGCTCAGCAGGCTGGAGAAGCTGGCCTACCACCCTCTGGATAAGGGGCTCCACATCATGCAGAACCCCTTGCAGAAGCAAATCAAAGAGGTGCTGGAAGGAGGCCTCATCGCCCTCTTTAATTATCTGAAATCTAATTAA